Genomic window (Pseudomonadota bacterium):
AGTAAACGGAGCGAATCGGGGTGATGGAAGAGCGCCCCCCTGCCCTTGGTGACATCAGAGCAGGCACCTCTTTACAGTTCATCCCTACTTTTTTCAGCAGGAGGATGACTTCCGGCTCGGGATAATCATCCGGATATTCTTCGGCAAAAAACCTGATCGCCTGTGGCCCGGCAATCCGAAACCCGGATGTGGGATCCGTAATTTGCCAGCCGGTTAGAGTTGACAACACCAACGACAGAATCCGCCCCCCGATCATCCGTGCGGTCCCCTGGGCATAACTCCCCTCTGCCGTGAATCTGGAACCAACCAGCATGTCGACCCGGGCGGTGACCAACCCGTCAAGCAGAATGCCAAGCTGATCGGCACGGTGCTGTCCGTCACCATCAAACTGTACAGCCAGATCATACCCGTTGTCCCGGGCATATTTATAGCCGGCCTGCATGGCTCCACCGATCCCAAGGTTAAACGGCAGGCACAGTATCGACACACCACGTCTTCCGACAATATCTGCCGTTCCATCTTTAGAGCCGTCATCAATAACGATCACATCACATGAAGAGGCAAAAGCCTCCAGATCCGCAAGAACATCAGCAATGTTTTCTTCCTCATTAAAAGCAGGAACGATTATAAGCGTTTTCAAAGTCCGCTCCAATTGCTACACTCCCCACCCCTAATTTCAAAACCACACACATCGGTGGTGAAACATATGCTACTCAACCTGAAACCACCACTCCAGAGCCTCATTAACAGGAAACAATACTTTCTGATAAATCTCCAACCATCCGACATTAACACATTGGCTTTACAAATTGCTATTGCGCCAATTCACAACCATGTACGGAGAAAACACAATCACCCCCATCACAGAAAATCGTTTCCCGTTTTTTTCTGCTTATGCAGTATCCGCGTGACAACATTCCACCCTTTCTGCACATCCGCCCCGTCAAGCCTTTCCGTTTTATTTTCGGAAATTCCTATCAGCAAAAAGATTATCCACCACCTTTTTCTGCCGCAAAAAGAACCATCCAGGCAAAATAATCTATGGGCCAGATCTTTAAAATTGGCCTGGTCACAAAATTCACAAATCTTGCCAATGGCACATAAAACGAACAATGACTAAACGATGCCCCCTGCATTTTAATATTTTTGAATCCGGCTTCTTTCAGTTTTCGAATCATATGACCAGGGTGGAATGGCCCCTCATCTTCAACCTCTCCATACGGGTTAAATAATTTCTTTAATGGTCGGGTAACAAGATTCAACGGATACCACAGAGATGGTTCAAGAATAACCAGTTTACCCCCAGGTTTTAATATCCTAATGAACTCATCCAGAAAAGGCTCGAATCCAATTTTTATGAGATGATGAAAAAACAGGGGGCTGACTATTACATCAAAATAATTTTCCGGATAGCCTGATGAAAGAATATCACCCTCCCTCGCCTTCATTTCTTCCGGGCATGACCGAATTGCCGCAGGGGACAAATCCATACCGTATATATTGTCAGAAAAGGATTGCACATATTTATAATCGTCTCCCGATCCACACGGTGCGATCAATAGTTTGCCTGCTTTTGCATACTTGAGCTCGGATTCGAGCATCTCTTTCATTTGAATTTTAGGGAATATGTAATTGAACGAATTTCTCCCTGGCGAATAGAAAATTTTCCAATGTAAAATCCTGGCAACAAAGCCTTTCTTTTCAGCGTCCCCTTTCTCATACCAATCGATTTCCATCTGCTTTTTCTTGTCGTAATCGACGGTATTTCCAAATGGCTTTCTCAGCATATCCACATTGCCTCAAGATTGAATTGTTTTTTCGCCACCGTATCTTCACTTGCAAATTTTAATTCGCTGAATTTCATGTTTTCTTCTATATTACCGTTATTCAAAAAACACTAAAGATTATTAATCGTTCGTTAAAATAACTCCTTATTTTTTCAGTAAGGAGTGGCTCTTCCCGACGTTGTCAGGGTTCATATTTACCCACAGCTCATTGTGGATTGGGTTTTATCCATATTCAGCTTGGTACTGTTTACCGGGAGTTTCAACCAAAATGCCTGCTGTTCTTGAACCTGTCAGTGTAGTGATTCCCATGTACAATGGGGCCAAATACATCCAGCGAGTGCTGGACAGAGTGCTCAGCCAGAGGTACACCGGCCGGATTGAAGTGATCGTGGTGGATGACGGCAGCACAGACCGCTCTGCCGACCTTGTCCGCCCCTATGTGGACAGCGAACGCGTCAAATTGCTGGAACAGACCAATCAGGGCGCGGCCAGTGCAACCAACAACGGCATCAGGGCGGCCGGCAACTCCATCATCTGTCTTGTTGATTCAGATGTCTTACTGTATCCTGATTGGTTGGCCAGGGTCATGGAAGAATTTCAGGACCCGGTTGTCGGGGCCGTTCAGGGGTACTACAAAACCCCGGCATCGATTTCCATCTGGGGCCGGGCCATGGGATATGACATTGAAAAACGATATGACGACATTCGGGACAAATATGTGACCCAGGTCTGCACCGGCAATACGGCTTATCGACAAAAGGCGTTACAGGAAGTGGGCCTTTTCGACGAAGACTTCACCTACGGCTATGACAACGATATGAGCTACAGGCTTGTCCGGGCAGGATACCGTCTGGTGTTCCGCAAAGATGCCCTGTGTGACCATTACTGGAAAGAGACTCTTGCCAGCTATCTGAAGCAGCAGTACCACTCTGCCTATGGCCGGATGCAACTGATTTCCCGTTATCCCGACAAAAAAGGGGGGGACTCGGTATCAGGGCTCAGGATGATCCTGCAGGTCCCGGCAACATTGGCAGCCCTGATCCTGATTATCTCGGGAGCGATTCTCTTCTGGTCGGGGAAAACGGCTATCCTTCTTTACGGGGGGGTACTGCTTGGTCTGCTGGTTATCATCGACCGATTCCTGTTCAGCATCGGCGTATTCCGCAAACAACATGACCCGACGGCCTTCTTGATTCCCCTCGTCCATCTCATCCGCAATATTGTCTGGTGCTGGGCCTTGGCAGCCTGGAGCCTGCAAACTCGAAGGAAAAGAGCATGAAGATCTGCCTGCTTATCCCGCCGGCTTCTACACTCGAAAAAATTCCGGAAAGGGTTTATGGCTGTACCTATTCCATTTATAAACAGCCGGAGCTGCCTCTTCTCTACGTCGGCGCGATCCTTGAGCGGGAAGGCCACATCATAGAGCTGCAAGACTTTTCAAGTGATCATGATGGAAAGAGTTTTCAGGATTTCGTACACAGGCAGACATGCGACCTTTACATTCTACACACGGTGCTGCTGGCCCAGACCATCGACATCCTGGCTGGCCGCTTTATTCTGGCCAACTCGGAGGCCCGAATCATCTACTTCGGGCCTCACCCGACCCTGAAGCCGGAAGAGTTCCTCTGGGACGACAGATGCTTTGTGGTCCGGGGAGAAGCGGAACTCACTATCCGGGACCTGGTTGCCGCATTGCCAGACAAACGATTTTCAGCTATCAAGGGCATTTCGTATCTGGCTGACGGTCGTCTGATTGAAAATGAAACCAGCGGGATCATCAGCGACATCGACAGTTTGCCCATGCCGGCCAGACACCTTCTGAAAGACCGGCAAGACTATTTCAACCCGAAATTGTCTGAGCGGCCGGTATCCCTGGTCCTGACTTCCCGCGGTTGCCGCTTCCGCTGTTACTACTGCGTGCCCAACTCGATCAGCTGGGCCAGGGAGTTGGAGTGGCGTCGCTTTCACGACAACAAAAAACCACCGGTCACGCTCCGTTCCCCGGCAAACATCGCGGAAGAGTTCCGGATTATCAAGCAGTCCGGTTATCGCGCCGCGGCAATTGTTGACGACATGTTTCTTTTCGGCGGCAAAAAAAGAATCCTAGATCTGTGTGGACGTCTCGAAGGAGTAGGGTTGCCATTCGGAGGACTGGCCCGGTGCGATCTGATTCTTGACGAAGAGGTGGTCGCCGCCTTGGCCCGCGCCGGTTGCCGCTATATGGACCTGGGAATAGAGTCGCTGGATCAGGGCATCTTAAAGGACATCCGCAAAGACCTTGATGTTGCAAAGGTCAGACAGGCGATCCAGTTGCTGCATCAGCATGGGATCGAACCCAAAGCGAATATCATGTTCGGAGCCTCTCCCCTGGAAACTCAAGAAACTATCAACTCCACGATCAACGAGATATCAAGTTATCCAATAAACTACTGCATGTTCCTGATCGCCACCCCCTTCCCCGGCACGGAATTTTCGCAAAAGGCTCTAGCAAAAGGCTGGGCTTTGGAACCGGAAATCCATGACCTGGAGAAGAACCTGTCACCCACGGAAAAATCACTGATAGCTTACCAGCATCTTCCCAAAGAAGAATTGGAAAAAGCTGTGAAAAAAGCCAATCGGAGATTTTACCTTCATCCTTCACGTATTCTATATCAGCTAAAAAAGATTGATTCTTTTGCGGCACTTAAGAATTTAATCGTGACCGGCTGGCATGTGATCAAGTGACATTCCTTTTCTTCCTGTAAATCATCTCAGACAGAAGGGAGAACAGCCGCCTGATGAAAATGCGAACCCTCCCATACGGAAATTCCCCGAGACTTGCGTAGGGGGCTCCAATCTCAACAGTTTTTTCAGCCCCCCCTCTGTGCCGGGAATCATTTCCTCCCGGAGGGGTCAAGCTTTTGCGCCAGATAATTCCTATAGGTGACAATCTCACCCCCGCTCGTCCCGGTGACAGCAAACCCCCTGTCCAGCGCCGACATCGCTTCCCCGAACCTCCCCATGTTCTCCAGAGCCTTCGCCATCAGGATATAGCCGTTCATGATCCCCGGGGCCAGCGCAACGGTCCTTTGCCCGCACTCCAGGGCCTTGTCGTGTTGACCGAGAGACCCGTGGGCCATCCCCTTAAAAGCCCAGGTGTTGGCAAAGTTGGGATTGACCCTGAGCGATTCGTCGGCCTTCGCCAGCGCCATCTCCGGCTGCTCCTTCATAAGATAGGCGTAGGCCATGGCGGAAAGGACCTTGAACTCATTCCCGCCCAGTAGCCTTTGATCATTCAGGGCGTTATGGTATACCGACAGGGCGGCGTCGAACTGATTTCTTTTCATATAAACAAAACCGATATTGAGCCAGATAAGCCCGCTGGTCGGATCAAACTGAAGCCCTTTGCGCAACACCTCCATGCTCTTGTCGTATCGCCCCAGGGTATTATAGACCCGGCCCAGATTGGTATACCCCCTGGCCATTTTCGGAGACTTCTCCACCACATCCAGCCACAGACTTTCCTCGCTGGCCCACACCTTGTTGCGCTGCCAGGTGCCGATTGCCAGCAGCAAACAGAGCACGGCAGCTCCTGATCTGACCACCGCCGGCCTCTTGCCGCCCAGACTGTACACCTGGGCGGCCGTCACCAGAAACAGCAGCATCGCCGGAAGGTACAAACGGTGTTCATAAATGATCTCGATGGGAAAAACACTGGATTCGATGACCAGGTTGATCAGATACCAGAAGAGCGCAAAGGACCACAGGCGCCCCATCCGCCCCATTCGATAAAGAAGAACAACGAGTACAATCAGCAGCACAATTCCTGCAACCGCAGGCAGGGTCAACGGCGGGTTCAACAGGGAACGGGACAGGGGATAATCGTAACTGAGATTCAGTCTCGACGGCAATGGCAGAAGGAGCAGGCCAAGGTAATAAAAAATTACCCTTGATTCGGTCAGCAGCCGTTCCGCCATGGAAAATCCATACTTGACGTAACCCGCCTGAATCACCACCATCGGCTTTGAACCAAGGAATTTCAACGCGACCGCCCCCCCGACTATGGCAACCAGCAACAGGGCAAGGAGATGGGTCCGGCCGCTCTCCCCGGGCCGGCGCAGAAAATAATAGTCGTAACCGAGAAGCACGAGCGGGATGATCGCCGAGTTTTCCTTGCTGGACAGGGCCAATACCCACAGGAGCAGGGCCGCCCCCCACCATATTCCTCGCCGGGCAGCCCGCGACTCCAGACGCCCCTTAAGGTAACAGATGCAAACCCCGATGCTGAACAGGGCCGCAAAACTGGTCATCCGCTGGACCACATAAGTTACAACATTGGTCTGCAGCGGGTGCAGTGCCCAGAGGAGAACAGCGACCAGAGAAATCTCGGACAGTCGGCGCTCGGAAAACTCCAAACCGCTGTGCCGCAGAACAAGACGAAAAAACCAGTAGAGCAAAAGCGAGGTCAGCAGATGGAGGAGGATGTTGACGAGATGATATCCAAACACCTCATAGCCGCCGAAACGGTAATTCACCGCGAGACTCATCATCGGCAGCCAGCGCTGCGAACTCGGACCTTTACTGAACAGGGGGGAGAGAGACGCCCAGGAAAGGTCCCGGATCCTGATGAAGGAATTGTCGGTGATATGGGCGACATCATCAAAATCAAAAATGCCGTGCAGGGAATTTAAATAGGCAAGGGTGGTCAGGATAATAATGAGCAGAACCGAAATGATATGAAATTCCCGTGAAACGGGCTCTTCGGCAACCGATGGCATCAGCACTCCCCCTGGTTTTCTGTGTCCTGTAGAAAAGTGACAGTAACAAATTTCACGTCAATCCGGAACGCAATTTTTTTTTCTCACCCCTTCAATTTTGCTGATTTCGCAAAAAGTTGCCGCCGAGTGAAGAAGCCGGCGTTTCAGCGTTCAAGTGGGAGAGCGTTTCAGCGTGTGCAGGAAGGATTTTCTGAATTTTCGCGAATTTGTCAATCTTCCGCGCCACTATTTCTTTTTGGGAGTCTCCAGCGAGGAGCCGGTATCGATCAGGTCGATGCCGACACTGTTCAACAACTCATCCACCGCATACCGTCCGGCCATGGCATAGAAAGGATCTGCCGAAGATTTGACCGGGTGGTCGCTGTTCTCATCCTTTCGGTCCCAGATCAGAAGTTCCGTCTCTCGGCCATCGCCCTTCATGGTGATTTCGGCCAGAGGCGTTCCTTCAGGTTTTGCCGCCGATGGCGGGATGATCTCGGTCACCGAAAGCTGGGCGACATCTTCGAGAAAGCCATTTAGTTTTTCCCGGTTCAGCGGCATGCTGCTGCCCTGCAGAAACCAATCCGCCTTGTTTTCTCTCCGGATGAGAACAAACGAGTCCTTGTCGTTCTTCAACCGGATTTCGGTCAGGCGGTCCGGGTCGAGATCGAGGTAGGAGGTGCGCCACCAGGTACCGGGATCCACCTGAACCTCCCAGGCAGCCAGATCCTTCACCAGATACACCTTGTCATCCCCTGCCACCCGGACGTGAATTGATTTATGATTTGGCGCCGTACCCAGATAAAGGACAGCAGGCTCCTTGCCATCGCCTGCAAGCTCCAGGCGGCGGCCGAATTTCTGGTCGGCCACTTTCAACCGGCCATGACTGGCCCTGGTTCTGGTGACCAGCCGCGACGAGTTCAGGGTGGCGAGCTTGGTCACCAGAGAATCGACCTTGTCGCCGTCGGCCGGATACCAGACATCTTTTTCTATAGCAACCTGCCACCCTTTTTCCCTGCGGCGCATTACGAGGGTCCCGCCATCTTCATCGGCAATCTGCACCGTGTTGATCGCGTCTGCCCGCAAACCGGTCAGCAGGGCAGTTTCCGGCAGGGCGCCATCATCACTGCGCCAGAACATGATCACAACCAGGACCAGCTGCACAGCAAGCAATCCGGCCAGTATTGTATTGCGGTTATTCATTCGTCCACTCCAAAGCAGTAGGGCTATAACCAGGCAGATGCGGCGCTGCCGGCTCTTTACTCAAGCTCCATCGGTTCTTCCCGCCTGGCCAGCACCGCGCCGTAACCACTGACCCCGGCGAGAATCAGCAGACCAAGCAGATAGTTCAGCCACTCCCAGAAGGCGTGCCCTTTTCGCGACATCGGCACCAGCAGTCTGGCGTGTGCGCCTCTGGACCTGATGGCAAGCAGATCATCATCAGCCACCGACCAGTCCACCAGGTTCTGCAGAAATTCGAGGCTGTTCAAAAATCTTTCCTGACCCATGGATTGGGAGATGCCCAGCACCGTATCGTTGATAAACTCGGCGCTGCCCACCACCACCAGCCGTGCTGATTCGGCCGATTTTTTGATGATCGGCTCCCGGGGCAGCTTTCCTTTGCTTTCATCGTCCCCGTTCCCGTTTCCGTTCCCATTCTCTTCCGCTTCGCCTTCTTCTTCAGCCGGAGCAGTCAGCCTGGGGTCTTCCCGGTCGGCAAAATAACTCGTGAACACTCCCTGCATCGAAACTGCCAGCGTCCGTACGCCCAAATCATCTCCCAGCGCAAAACCGAGCTTCGGATATCGTGCAAAATCAGGTTGAATATCGCCGGACTCCTGAAGCCATGCTTCAGGACTGGAACGAAGGAGTTTTCTCACCTCCCGCCCGCCGCTTTTTTCCTCGTTGATCAACAGCGGCGAGACCCAGTTCATGGTGACGGCCTGGAGCCGGGAGGTCACCGGGCTCTCCTGGTCCATCCCGTCGCTGCGGACATCAACAAAGAACGGGTAGTCAAGCTGTTTGATCTCCTGAACGGTATAGCCGCCAAGATTTCTGGTCACCGGCACCGGGAAGGGTTCGTTCTGCCTGTCCATGACCAGCGCATCATCCACAGTAATCCCATAGTGCGCGAGCATGGCGGAAAGGTCTTTTTCCGTCTTTCTCAGGTTCAGCCCCCTGGAACCGGGCCCGATATCGAGCAGGTATCTGCCGGCCAGCACGATCACACTGCTGCCCCGCATCAGATACTGGTCGATGGCCAGACGTTCGACTTCACTCAGTTCCTGGGGAGCGATGACCAGGAGCACATCCACGTCCCCGCGCACCCGACCGGTCGTCAGATCCACCTTGACCAGATTGTAGTTTTCCCGGATCACCTCCTGGAAGAGGCGGTAATTTTCCTGGGGTGGGCTCTGCTGGTAGATGGCCATCGGATCGTCCTGGGGAACAGCAGGCTGCCAGACGCCCACGGTCTTCAGAAACCCGGCCGACGTGCGTTTCAGGGATGACTCGATCTCCTTGCGGATCTCCGCCTTGCCCATGTCGCCGGCCAGGTAGATCCTTTCCTGGTGCCCTCCTCCGCTCAGCATCAGGTGAAAGAAAAAGGTGTCCGTTGCAAACAGCGAGGCGGAGAGCGGTTCGATACCGAAACGCTCCATGACCGCCCGCCGGTTGTCGCCCCCGCTGTCCGGATCAACTTCGATCAAGGCGAGTTTGCCCCCGGACTCCCCGGCAATCTCCGTGGCCGCTTCCCGGACCATGGCATGAAATTCGACAAGGGATTCGGGCAGGAGTTTCGGGGTGACCACCAGGGTGAGGCGCAGGTCGGCATCACCGTTTTCAAAAAGATTGGCCAACCCCTGAAAACCGTAGACCACTTTCTTGATTGATTTGGTCAGGTCATATTCCAGATTCCGCAACCCGACATCAAGCTGACCGCCCGGGCGGGACTGGATCTCGATCAGATCGTTGAACTCGAGGGTCACATACTGATCACCGTACTTGATCAGGATGTTGAAGTATGAGTTCACCACCGAGGCTTCATAACGACCGGCAACCTGGAACGGCACCGGCTTGATCCCGTACTGCTGATTGGCCTCCATCTCCAGTTCGGAGTCAAAGCGGGGATCGACAAACGACACCTCCACCCGCCCCCCGGAGGCCACCCGGTACTCGGCCATCATGTCCATGATTCTCGGGACCAGCGGCGCCAGCAGGGGATGGGTTTTCTCGCTGAAATACCCCCGCATGATCAGGGGCTCCTGAAGACCTGCGATCAGGTCGCGGGTGGTCTCGGAGATGGAATACTCCCGGTCTTCGGTGAGATCCAGGCGCAGGGTATGGACCTTGTGAAGCCAGATATTCAGGGCGAGAAGATTGGCGGCCAGAAGGACGACCCCGATCACCATCCCCCGGCGATAGGGGGCGGTGCTTTTCCCCCTGCTCCAGCCTTTCCGGTCCAGGGCAGTGACGCAGAGGGCCAGAAAAAAGGCGGTCAGCGAGCAGTAGTAAATCAGATCGCGCAGATCGATCACCCCGCGCTCGATACTGACAAAGCGGCTCCCGGTCCCGAGGGCCCGGAAAAAATCCCCCGTCTCATTGCCCATTAAAGACGTGATGCCGCTCGAGCCCGCCAGATAAAAAAGCCCGCACAGGAGGGTCGAGAGCAACAGGGCGATGATCTGGCTGTCGGTCCGCGCCGACACATAGAGACCGATGGCGATATAGGCGGAGGACATCAGCATCGCGGCAAGATAGCCGCCGAACACCGGCCCCCAGTCCATTTCACCCAGAAAAGACACGGTAACCGGCAGGCAGAAGGTAAGCGAAAGAGAGATCCCGACGAGGATCAGCACAGCAAGAAATTTGCCGAACACCAGCTGCGAGATCCGCACCGGCAGGGTGAAGAGCACCTCCATGGTCCCCATCTTCTGTTCTTCGCTCCACTGCCGCATGGTAAGCGCCGCCACCAGAAAGATCATCAAAAGCGGCATCCAGCGGAACAGGGGCCGGATATCGGCAATGTTCCTGGCAAAAAAGGTCTCGACCCAGAAAAAGAGAAAGAAGGACGAAAGAAGAAAGGCGCCGATGAAGATGGCCGCCATCGGCGAACCGAAATAGGTCTTTAATTCCTTGCGGATAATCGCGACGATCTGGTTCACCGGCCACCTCCTTCACCCGTGGTCAGGCGGTTGAAAACCGCCTCCAGCGTCTGTTCGGCCCTTTTCAGCTCACAGAGACGCCAGTTGTTCTTTCGGGCAAGATCATAGATGTCCGGGCAAAGCTCCCGGCCGTCGGTTGCAGACACCCGGAACACCGCCCGCTGCCGTTCATCCCGGCTTAACAGATCGACCCGATCGACCCCGGCAAGGTCGGAAGCCAGCCGGAGAACCGCGTCTTCGTCACCGGGAGCCAGCTCAAGGGTGAAAAGGGCATCGGTGCTGGAAGAGAGTTCGGTGAGCCGCGCATCGGCCCGGACCTCGCCCGCCATGATAATCACTGCGCGATCGCAGGTCGCCTCCACCTCGGAAAGGATATGGGTGGAAACGAGCACCGTACTGCGGGTGGCCAGCTTTCTGATCAGGTGCCGGACCTCGACAATCTGGGTGGGATCAAGACCGTTGGTCGGTTCATCAAGGATCAGCACCGAAGGCTGATGGAGAATGGCCTGGGCCAGCCCGACCCGCTGCCGGTACCCCTTGCTCAGGGTGGAAATACGCCTGGTCAACCGGTCTTCGAGACCGACGGCCCGGATCGCCTCACCAAGACACCGACCCTGTTCCGGCTCTGGGATATTCCTCAGTTCGGCAACCATCTTCAGTTGCGACTGGACGGTCAGTTCAGGGTAAAGCGGCGCATTTTCGGGAAGATAGCCGATCATGCCCTGCACCGTCCCGGGATGCTCCACGACATCAAAGCCGCCGACCTCCGCCGAACCGGAGGTCGGGTGCAGATACCCGGTCAGAATCTTCATCAGGGTCGTCTTGCCCGCCCCG
Coding sequences:
- a CDS encoding glycosyltransferase family 2 protein, translated to MERTLKTLIIVPAFNEEENIADVLADLEAFASSCDVIVIDDGSKDGTADIVGRRGVSILCLPFNLGIGGAMQAGYKYARDNGYDLAVQFDGDGQHRADQLGILLDGLVTARVDMLVGSRFTAEGSYAQGTARMIGGRILSLVLSTLTGWQITDPTSGFRIAGPQAIRFFAEEYPDDYPEPEVILLLKKVGMNCKEVPALMSPRAGGRSSITPIRSVYYMVKVILALMIDLVRAVGYRKK
- a CDS encoding methyltransferase domain-containing protein; amino-acid sequence: MDMLRKPFGNTVDYDKKKQMEIDWYEKGDAEKKGFVARILHWKIFYSPGRNSFNYIFPKIQMKEMLESELKYAKAGKLLIAPCGSGDDYKYVQSFSDNIYGMDLSPAAIRSCPEEMKAREGDILSSGYPENYFDVIVSPLFFHHLIKIGFEPFLDEFIRILKPGGKLVILEPSLWYPLNLVTRPLKKLFNPYGEVEDEGPFHPGHMIRKLKEAGFKNIKMQGASFSHCSFYVPLARFVNFVTRPILKIWPIDYFAWMVLFAAEKGGG
- a CDS encoding glycosyltransferase, which gives rise to MPAVLEPVSVVIPMYNGAKYIQRVLDRVLSQRYTGRIEVIVVDDGSTDRSADLVRPYVDSERVKLLEQTNQGAASATNNGIRAAGNSIICLVDSDVLLYPDWLARVMEEFQDPVVGAVQGYYKTPASISIWGRAMGYDIEKRYDDIRDKYVTQVCTGNTAYRQKALQEVGLFDEDFTYGYDNDMSYRLVRAGYRLVFRKDALCDHYWKETLASYLKQQYHSAYGRMQLISRYPDKKGGDSVSGLRMILQVPATLAALILIISGAILFWSGKTAILLYGGVLLGLLVIIDRFLFSIGVFRKQHDPTAFLIPLVHLIRNIVWCWALAAWSLQTRRKRA
- a CDS encoding B12-binding domain-containing radical SAM protein encodes the protein MKICLLIPPASTLEKIPERVYGCTYSIYKQPELPLLYVGAILEREGHIIELQDFSSDHDGKSFQDFVHRQTCDLYILHTVLLAQTIDILAGRFILANSEARIIYFGPHPTLKPEEFLWDDRCFVVRGEAELTIRDLVAALPDKRFSAIKGISYLADGRLIENETSGIISDIDSLPMPARHLLKDRQDYFNPKLSERPVSLVLTSRGCRFRCYYCVPNSISWARELEWRRFHDNKKPPVTLRSPANIAEEFRIIKQSGYRAAAIVDDMFLFGGKKRILDLCGRLEGVGLPFGGLARCDLILDEEVVAALARAGCRYMDLGIESLDQGILKDIRKDLDVAKVRQAIQLLHQHGIEPKANIMFGASPLETQETINSTINEISSYPINYCMFLIATPFPGTEFSQKALAKGWALEPEIHDLEKNLSPTEKSLIAYQHLPKEELEKAVKKANRRFYLHPSRILYQLKKIDSFAALKNLIVTGWHVIK
- a CDS encoding tetratricopeptide repeat protein; amino-acid sequence: MPSVAEEPVSREFHIISVLLIIILTTLAYLNSLHGIFDFDDVAHITDNSFIRIRDLSWASLSPLFSKGPSSQRWLPMMSLAVNYRFGGYEVFGYHLVNILLHLLTSLLLYWFFRLVLRHSGLEFSERRLSEISLVAVLLWALHPLQTNVVTYVVQRMTSFAALFSIGVCICYLKGRLESRAARRGIWWGAALLLWVLALSSKENSAIIPLVLLGYDYYFLRRPGESGRTHLLALLLVAIVGGAVALKFLGSKPMVVIQAGYVKYGFSMAERLLTESRVIFYYLGLLLLPLPSRLNLSYDYPLSRSLLNPPLTLPAVAGIVLLIVLVVLLYRMGRMGRLWSFALFWYLINLVIESSVFPIEIIYEHRLYLPAMLLFLVTAAQVYSLGGKRPAVVRSGAAVLCLLLAIGTWQRNKVWASEESLWLDVVEKSPKMARGYTNLGRVYNTLGRYDKSMEVLRKGLQFDPTSGLIWLNIGFVYMKRNQFDAALSVYHNALNDQRLLGGNEFKVLSAMAYAYLMKEQPEMALAKADESLRVNPNFANTWAFKGMAHGSLGQHDKALECGQRTVALAPGIMNGYILMAKALENMGRFGEAMSALDRGFAVTGTSGGEIVTYRNYLAQKLDPSGRK
- a CDS encoding DUF4340 domain-containing protein; the protein is MNNRNTILAGLLAVQLVLVVIMFWRSDDGALPETALLTGLRADAINTVQIADEDGGTLVMRRREKGWQVAIEKDVWYPADGDKVDSLVTKLATLNSSRLVTRTRASHGRLKVADQKFGRRLELAGDGKEPAVLYLGTAPNHKSIHVRVAGDDKVYLVKDLAAWEVQVDPGTWWRTSYLDLDPDRLTEIRLKNDKDSFVLIRRENKADWFLQGSSMPLNREKLNGFLEDVAQLSVTEIIPPSAAKPEGTPLAEITMKGDGRETELLIWDRKDENSDHPVKSSADPFYAMAGRYAVDELLNSVGIDLIDTGSSLETPKKK
- a CDS encoding Gldg family protein; the protein is MNQIVAIIRKELKTYFGSPMAAIFIGAFLLSSFFLFFWVETFFARNIADIRPLFRWMPLLMIFLVAALTMRQWSEEQKMGTMEVLFTLPVRISQLVFGKFLAVLILVGISLSLTFCLPVTVSFLGEMDWGPVFGGYLAAMLMSSAYIAIGLYVSARTDSQIIALLLSTLLCGLFYLAGSSGITSLMGNETGDFFRALGTGSRFVSIERGVIDLRDLIYYCSLTAFFLALCVTALDRKGWSRGKSTAPYRRGMVIGVVLLAANLLALNIWLHKVHTLRLDLTEDREYSISETTRDLIAGLQEPLIMRGYFSEKTHPLLAPLVPRIMDMMAEYRVASGGRVEVSFVDPRFDSELEMEANQQYGIKPVPFQVAGRYEASVVNSYFNILIKYGDQYVTLEFNDLIEIQSRPGGQLDVGLRNLEYDLTKSIKKVVYGFQGLANLFENGDADLRLTLVVTPKLLPESLVEFHAMVREAATEIAGESGGKLALIEVDPDSGGDNRRAVMERFGIEPLSASLFATDTFFFHLMLSGGGHQERIYLAGDMGKAEIRKEIESSLKRTSAGFLKTVGVWQPAVPQDDPMAIYQQSPPQENYRLFQEVIRENYNLVKVDLTTGRVRGDVDVLLVIAPQELSEVERLAIDQYLMRGSSVIVLAGRYLLDIGPGSRGLNLRKTEKDLSAMLAHYGITVDDALVMDRQNEPFPVPVTRNLGGYTVQEIKQLDYPFFVDVRSDGMDQESPVTSRLQAVTMNWVSPLLINEEKSGGREVRKLLRSSPEAWLQESGDIQPDFARYPKLGFALGDDLGVRTLAVSMQGVFTSYFADREDPRLTAPAEEEGEAEENGNGNGNGDDESKGKLPREPIIKKSAESARLVVVGSAEFINDTVLGISQSMGQERFLNSLEFLQNLVDWSVADDDLLAIRSRGAHARLLVPMSRKGHAFWEWLNYLLGLLILAGVSGYGAVLARREEPMELE
- a CDS encoding ABC transporter ATP-binding protein; its protein translation is MIEVRELTKSYGETEALRGVSFSVKPGEVIGLLGPNGAGKTTLMKILTGYLHPTSGSAEVGGFDVVEHPGTVQGMIGYLPENAPLYPELTVQSQLKMVAELRNIPEPEQGRCLGEAIRAVGLEDRLTRRISTLSKGYRQRVGLAQAILHQPSVLILDEPTNGLDPTQIVEVRHLIRKLATRSTVLVSTHILSEVEATCDRAVIIMAGEVRADARLTELSSSTDALFTLELAPGDEDAVLRLASDLAGVDRVDLLSRDERQRAVFRVSATDGRELCPDIYDLARKNNWRLCELKRAEQTLEAVFNRLTTGEGGGR